One genomic window of Syntrophus gentianae includes the following:
- a CDS encoding (Fe-S)-binding protein, with product METIAPFKEIIEEVKAHGGDAFKRCFQCGLCDSVCPWNRVTSFSMRKLVREATFGLTDIESEDMWRCTTCGRCPQQCPRDVKQIESGVALRRIATEYGVFPHSVLPIKSIRGSLVGSGNPLNEERSKRADWAKGLNVPEFTEDMEILYFPDCYASYDPRMKKVAVATAKILQAAGVNFGILGDKEVCCGESIRKAGDEEVFKRLAKENIKAFVDAGVKRILVSSPHCYHTFKNEYPEFKVNFEVVHISQFLAELISQGKLTLKGEYAKKVTWHDPCYLGRHNGVYDEPRNVLNSVPGIEFTELPEHHVASLCCGGGGGRIWMETVKGERFCDLRLDQAVGVGAEVLVTACPYCITNFEDSRVTMGLDDKIEVKELSEVISEVL from the coding sequence GTGGAAACGATAGCCCCCTTCAAAGAAATTATAGAAGAAGTAAAAGCGCACGGTGGAGACGCCTTCAAAAGATGCTTCCAATGCGGTTTGTGCGACAGTGTCTGTCCCTGGAACAGGGTGACGAGTTTCAGTATGCGCAAACTGGTCCGGGAGGCCACCTTCGGCCTGACGGACATTGAAAGCGAAGACATGTGGCGCTGCACCACCTGTGGAAGATGCCCCCAGCAGTGTCCACGGGATGTAAAGCAGATCGAGTCCGGGGTGGCCCTGCGCCGGATCGCCACGGAATACGGAGTGTTCCCCCATTCCGTCTTACCCATCAAGTCCATTCGAGGCAGCCTCGTCGGTTCGGGGAACCCCCTGAACGAAGAACGGAGCAAGCGGGCGGACTGGGCCAAGGGCCTGAACGTCCCGGAATTTACCGAGGATATGGAGATCCTCTATTTCCCCGACTGCTACGCCAGCTATGACCCGAGAATGAAGAAGGTGGCCGTGGCCACGGCGAAAATCCTGCAGGCAGCGGGAGTCAATTTCGGCATCCTGGGGGATAAGGAAGTCTGCTGCGGGGAGAGCATCCGCAAGGCGGGCGACGAGGAAGTGTTCAAACGCCTGGCAAAGGAAAACATCAAGGCCTTTGTCGATGCCGGGGTGAAGAGGATACTGGTCTCCTCCCCCCACTGCTACCACACCTTCAAGAACGAGTACCCCGAGTTCAAGGTGAACTTCGAGGTGGTCCACATATCCCAGTTCCTGGCCGAACTGATTTCGCAAGGGAAACTGACCCTGAAGGGCGAATACGCCAAGAAGGTCACCTGGCATGACCCCTGTTACCTGGGGCGGCACAACGGCGTCTATGACGAACCAAGAAATGTCCTGAACAGCGTCCCCGGCATCGAGTTCACAGAGCTGCCGGAGCACCACGTCGCCAGCCTCTGCTGCGGCGGCGGAGGAGGCCGGATCTGGATGGAAACGGTCAAGGGAGAGCGTTTCTGCGACCTGCGGCTCGATCAGGCCGTCGGCGTCGGGGCCGAGGTGCTGGTCACTGCCTGTCCTTACTGCATCACCAACTTCGAGGACAGCCGGGTCACCATGGGTCTGGACGACAAGATTGAAGTAAAAGAGCTCTCGGAAGTAATTTCGGAAGTGCTTTAA
- a CDS encoding (4Fe-4S)-binding protein, which yields MSDVKKRLIKEIKADLDKCIGCRACELACSAFHAKPKYSSINPDRARIRMVIDEQNDVYVPVRGGEYAKAECSGRQTYKINGIEYPQCSFCGASCPSRDWFKEPDSGLPIACDMCEDIPPQKEPMCVQVCRTGALTYVEYEEECEEKATPDEMELGLESLADRYGLDKVMNAVARMAQQGTGVEPQK from the coding sequence GTGAGTGACGTAAAAAAGAGATTAATCAAAGAAATAAAAGCGGACCTTGATAAATGCATCGGTTGCCGTGCCTGTGAGCTGGCCTGCTCGGCATTTCATGCCAAGCCGAAATACAGCAGCATCAACCCGGACCGGGCGCGAATCCGTATGGTGATTGACGAGCAGAACGATGTTTATGTCCCGGTGCGCGGTGGAGAGTATGCAAAGGCCGAATGCAGCGGCAGACAGACTTATAAGATTAATGGAATAGAGTATCCCCAGTGCAGCTTCTGCGGCGCTTCCTGTCCATCGAGAGATTGGTTCAAGGAACCCGATTCCGGCCTCCCGATCGCATGCGATATGTGTGAGGACATTCCGCCACAGAAGGAGCCGATGTGCGTCCAGGTATGCCGGACCGGCGCCCTGACTTATGTTGAATATGAAGAGGAATGTGAAGAAAAGGCGACACCGGATGAGATGGAACTCGGGTTGGAAAGTCTGGCGGATCGATATGGATTGGACAAGGTCATGAATGCGGTCGCCCGGATGGCGCAGCAGGGCACAGGCGTTGAGCCTCAAAAATAA
- a CDS encoding aldehyde ferredoxin oxidoreductase N-terminal domain-containing protein, which yields MRYAETGFNLEVDLSQGSVKRVPTDPKLTELHLGGQGTALRILWDRVPPEVDPLAPENVLIFSAALLHGTPVVGANRTSVSTISPQTGLYVNSLMGGYFGPELKFAGYDKIILTGESPKLVYLWIHNDKVELRDASHLQGKGTRETAAILAKELKDPKVQVAAIGLAGENRVYTASIEHYNSSAARHGVGAVMGSKRLKAIAVRGTKDVNIAHPAELWTISQVKYKEIHENPNAGDPMAHDHNESFHVDNFAWGNARERRKGYWNKEREERWVALWKRIRLRDTSCYNCPKDCHYLISYPGRSTYHLKCFNKLTYTMAAFEEIDFNYDILGLTTEYGLDGFSTPQILAFAMELYQAGILTNEDLPGFPEDNRGRFFYLLDIMVHRKGMIGDALAQGVYRAARIIGRGAEEYDHNTTKKVEQVPLKLGIVNFPFFLMYCTGEKMNITQIEGSFPQAPLKLEKRKKFVENWAAAPERFKKWFMEWEPRQHMPIEASVAACDWNETMHFVDDAIGTCAWLSSFRGQFGGSPPYHIFNLPDYISLATGMDMDSDKLWEIAQRNRNLLRAINVRRGLRRDEEKPPEDHWAIRDPEMEQKHLDAYYEFKGWTMDGIPTKGRLEELGLGDVAEDLIKRGILTGNEVYIKHETPSLTEELKVNVRG from the coding sequence ATGAGGTACGCAGAAACTGGGTTTAATTTAGAAGTCGATCTATCCCAAGGAAGCGTTAAGCGGGTGCCGACAGACCCAAAATTAACCGAACTTCATCTGGGCGGGCAGGGTACTGCCCTGAGAATACTGTGGGATCGGGTTCCTCCTGAAGTCGATCCCCTGGCTCCCGAGAATGTGCTCATCTTCAGTGCCGCTCTTTTGCACGGTACGCCGGTGGTCGGTGCGAACCGCACCAGTGTGAGCACCATTTCTCCCCAGACAGGTTTATATGTGAATTCGCTGATGGGAGGGTACTTCGGACCGGAGTTGAAATTTGCCGGCTATGACAAGATTATTCTTACCGGAGAATCTCCCAAGCTGGTTTATCTGTGGATCCACAATGACAAAGTGGAACTGCGCGATGCGAGCCATCTCCAGGGAAAAGGGACGCGGGAAACCGCAGCCATCCTTGCCAAGGAGTTGAAAGACCCCAAGGTGCAAGTGGCGGCTATCGGCCTGGCCGGTGAAAACAGGGTCTATACGGCCAGCATTGAACACTACAACTCGAGCGCCGCTCGACATGGGGTGGGTGCGGTCATGGGATCCAAAAGGTTAAAGGCCATCGCGGTCCGGGGTACCAAGGACGTCAATATCGCCCATCCGGCTGAGCTCTGGACGATCAGCCAGGTCAAGTACAAGGAAATTCACGAGAACCCGAACGCCGGGGACCCCATGGCGCACGATCATAATGAAAGCTTCCATGTGGACAATTTCGCCTGGGGCAATGCACGAGAGCGAAGGAAGGGTTACTGGAACAAGGAGCGCGAAGAGAGATGGGTGGCGCTGTGGAAAAGAATCCGGCTGAGGGATACGAGTTGCTACAACTGTCCAAAGGACTGCCATTATCTGATCTCCTACCCGGGGCGGTCCACCTATCACCTGAAATGCTTCAACAAACTGACTTACACCATGGCGGCCTTCGAAGAGATCGACTTCAATTACGATATCCTCGGACTTACCACCGAATACGGATTGGACGGATTTTCAACGCCCCAGATTCTCGCCTTCGCCATGGAACTTTATCAAGCAGGGATTCTAACCAATGAAGACCTGCCTGGATTCCCCGAGGACAACAGGGGACGGTTCTTCTATCTCCTGGACATCATGGTTCATCGCAAAGGGATGATCGGCGATGCCCTGGCCCAGGGTGTTTACCGGGCAGCCCGGATCATCGGCCGAGGAGCCGAGGAATACGACCACAATACCACAAAGAAAGTGGAGCAGGTGCCGCTCAAACTGGGCATCGTCAATTTTCCCTTCTTCCTGATGTACTGCACCGGGGAGAAGATGAACATCACCCAGATTGAAGGTTCGTTCCCCCAGGCTCCTTTGAAGTTGGAGAAGAGAAAAAAGTTTGTCGAAAATTGGGCTGCAGCTCCGGAGAGGTTTAAAAAATGGTTTATGGAATGGGAACCCCGGCAACACATGCCCATCGAGGCGTCTGTTGCGGCCTGTGACTGGAATGAAACCATGCATTTCGTCGATGACGCCATCGGGACATGCGCCTGGTTGTCGTCCTTCCGAGGCCAATTCGGCGGCTCGCCTCCTTATCATATTTTCAATCTTCCTGATTATATCTCCCTGGCCACCGGAATGGATATGGATTCCGACAAGCTTTGGGAAATCGCACAGAGGAACCGGAATCTCCTGCGGGCCATTAATGTCAGAAGAGGCTTGAGACGGGATGAGGAGAAACCGCCGGAAGACCATTGGGCAATTCGAGATCCCGAAATGGAGCAGAAGCACCTCGATGCGTATTATGAATTCAAGGGTTGGACAATGGACGGCATTCCTACCAAAGGGAGGCTTGAAGAACTGGGATTGGGCGACGTGGCGGAAGACCTCATCAAGAGAGGAATCCTGACAGGTAACGAAGTTTATATCAAGCATGAGACTCCGTCGCTAACAGAAGAATTGAAAGTGAATGTCAGGGGGTAA
- a CDS encoding CoB--CoM heterodisulfide reductase iron-sulfur subunit A family protein has protein sequence MEKEQIEQLCKSFGNNRFGDVMVVGGGISGIQASLDLATAGFKVYLVEQGPSIGGHMAQLDKTFPTNDCSMUILSPKLAEVGRHPNIEILTYTDVDSVVGEAGDFTVTVVKKPRYILEDKCTGCAVCTEYCPVQYPDSFNQDISYNKSVHVYFSQAFPLVAYIDESCLYLKDKKCTLCQRVCKADAIDFKQKPQKVEINVGAVILATGMEPFDPGENAEYHYGEFANVVTSMDFERLLSATGAYGGEILRSSDRKHPHKIAWISCVGSRRVTPGENSYCSGVCCTYNQKQVILTKEHNAEAECTIFHNDIRSFGKDFERFYQRTADLPGVRFLRSYVSIVTEDPITKNVTIRYSTPDEGVKEEEFEMVVLSVGLNPPDKAKEMAARFGIDLNAQGFCLTNPANPMETSQPGIFVSGGFQGPADIPDSVLTASAAGSQVGELLDYRRGKLSTERVYPAERDVSQEEPRIGVFVCHCGANIGRIVNVPETVEYALTLPNVVYAQEQLFACATNSAREITDMTREKGLNRVVVAACSPRTLEPLFRDTVREAGINQYYYEMANIREHNSWVHAKEKEDATQKAKDLIRMSVARARSLEPLPEYDLPVDNAALVVGGGVAGMICALSIADQGHEVYLVEKEGKLGGTARRVHYTLEGMDVQAYLDDLIRKVYQNPLVHVYTGATITEAGGYIGNFVTKVNSSRGPAEIKHGATVIAIGAEEYKPMEYLYGQDERVLTQLELEGLIAGEDDKILNAENLVMIQCVGCRNEDRNYCSKICCTHAIKNALKLKEKNPRVDIFILFRDMRTYGYAEDYYREASEKDVRFIRFEAEEAPTVEAVLEEGKQVLRVTAPDYILGQKLALDADLLVLSAATIPSQTTQDIASLFKVTLNPDGFFKEAHVKLRPVEFATDGVYLCGMAQYPKHIAETISQAYGAAGRVLTLLCRDIVTASGAVAQVDENQCVSCGACITVCSYGAIDFYESPQGRRARVNPVLCKGDGVCNTVCPTSAVSLKHFTDEEIGNQIEAALQEEETVQLLMDEVV, from the coding sequence ATGGAAAAAGAACAGATCGAACAGCTTTGCAAAAGCTTCGGAAATAACCGTTTTGGAGACGTCATGGTCGTCGGCGGCGGGATCAGCGGCATTCAGGCCTCTCTTGATCTGGCCACGGCGGGTTTCAAGGTATACCTGGTGGAGCAAGGGCCCAGCATCGGGGGTCATATGGCCCAGTTGGACAAGACCTTCCCCACCAACGACTGCTCCATGTGAATTCTCTCACCGAAACTGGCCGAGGTCGGCCGGCATCCAAACATCGAGATACTGACGTATACTGACGTTGACAGTGTCGTCGGAGAGGCGGGAGATTTCACGGTAACCGTCGTTAAAAAGCCCAGATATATTCTGGAGGACAAGTGTACGGGGTGCGCCGTCTGCACGGAGTACTGCCCGGTACAATACCCGGATTCATTCAACCAGGACATCTCCTATAACAAATCCGTCCACGTCTATTTTTCTCAGGCGTTCCCCCTGGTGGCCTATATCGACGAGAGCTGCCTCTACCTGAAGGATAAGAAGTGTACGCTCTGCCAGAGAGTCTGCAAGGCGGACGCCATCGATTTCAAGCAGAAGCCGCAGAAGGTGGAGATCAATGTGGGAGCCGTCATCCTGGCGACCGGCATGGAACCTTTTGACCCCGGCGAAAATGCGGAATATCACTACGGCGAGTTTGCCAACGTGGTCACCAGCATGGATTTCGAGCGGCTGCTGTCCGCCACGGGAGCTTACGGTGGTGAAATCCTGCGGTCTTCCGACAGGAAGCACCCCCATAAAATCGCCTGGATTTCCTGTGTCGGTTCCCGACGGGTCACTCCGGGGGAGAACAGCTATTGTTCCGGCGTCTGCTGCACCTATAACCAGAAACAGGTGATCCTGACCAAGGAGCACAACGCCGAGGCGGAGTGTACGATCTTCCATAATGACATCCGTTCCTTCGGGAAGGACTTCGAGCGGTTCTACCAGAGAACCGCCGATCTTCCCGGCGTCCGGTTCCTTCGTAGCTACGTGTCCATCGTAACAGAGGACCCCATTACGAAGAATGTGACGATCCGCTATTCCACGCCCGATGAAGGGGTCAAGGAAGAAGAGTTCGAGATGGTGGTCTTGTCCGTCGGCCTGAATCCTCCGGACAAGGCAAAGGAAATGGCGGCCAGGTTCGGGATCGATCTCAATGCCCAGGGATTCTGCCTGACAAATCCAGCCAATCCCATGGAGACCAGCCAACCCGGCATCTTTGTCAGTGGCGGCTTCCAGGGACCGGCGGATATTCCCGATTCGGTTCTGACGGCCAGCGCTGCCGGCTCGCAGGTCGGTGAACTCCTTGACTACCGGCGCGGGAAGCTATCCACGGAAAGGGTCTATCCGGCGGAGAGGGATGTCTCCCAGGAGGAACCAAGGATCGGTGTCTTTGTGTGCCATTGCGGGGCGAACATCGGCCGGATCGTCAATGTGCCGGAAACGGTTGAATACGCCCTGACCCTGCCCAACGTGGTCTACGCCCAGGAGCAGCTTTTTGCCTGCGCTACGAATTCCGCAAGGGAAATCACCGACATGACCCGGGAAAAAGGTCTCAACCGCGTGGTCGTCGCGGCCTGCTCGCCACGAACCCTGGAACCCCTCTTCCGGGACACCGTCCGGGAAGCGGGAATCAATCAGTATTACTACGAAATGGCGAACATCCGGGAGCATAATTCCTGGGTGCATGCAAAGGAAAAGGAAGACGCCACGCAGAAGGCCAAGGATCTCATCCGGATGTCGGTGGCGCGGGCCCGCAGTCTGGAGCCCCTGCCCGAGTATGATCTGCCGGTGGACAATGCAGCCCTGGTCGTGGGCGGCGGAGTTGCCGGAATGATCTGCGCCCTCTCCATTGCCGACCAGGGACACGAGGTTTACCTGGTGGAAAAGGAGGGAAAGCTGGGTGGAACGGCAAGAAGAGTCCATTACACCCTGGAAGGGATGGATGTTCAGGCTTACTTGGACGATCTGATCAGGAAAGTTTATCAAAACCCCCTGGTGCATGTCTACACGGGTGCAACCATCACGGAGGCCGGCGGCTACATCGGAAATTTCGTAACGAAGGTGAATTCCAGCAGAGGTCCTGCGGAGATCAAGCACGGGGCCACGGTCATCGCCATCGGGGCAGAGGAATACAAGCCCATGGAATACCTCTACGGCCAGGATGAGCGGGTCCTGACCCAGCTGGAGCTGGAAGGCCTGATCGCCGGAGAGGATGATAAGATCCTCAATGCCGAGAACCTCGTAATGATCCAGTGCGTGGGCTGCCGGAACGAGGACCGGAATTACTGCAGCAAGATCTGCTGCACCCATGCGATCAAGAATGCCCTGAAGCTGAAGGAGAAAAACCCCCGTGTGGACATCTTCATCCTCTTCAGGGATATGCGGACCTACGGGTACGCCGAGGATTATTACCGGGAGGCCTCGGAGAAGGATGTCCGGTTCATCCGGTTTGAGGCGGAAGAGGCCCCGACGGTGGAAGCGGTGCTAGAGGAAGGCAAGCAGGTCCTGCGGGTGACCGCGCCGGATTACATCCTCGGCCAGAAGCTGGCCCTGGACGCGGACCTCCTCGTTCTGTCCGCCGCCACGATTCCTTCGCAGACAACGCAGGACATCGCGAGCCTGTTCAAGGTCACGTTGAACCCGGATGGCTTCTTCAAGGAAGCCCATGTGAAACTGCGGCCTGTCGAGTTCGCGACAGACGGCGTTTATCTCTGCGGCATGGCCCAATATCCCAAGCATATCGCGGAAACGATCAGCCAGGCCTATGGAGCCGCAGGCCGTGTCCTGACACTCCTATGCCGGGATATCGTGACGGCCTCGGGCGCGGTGGCCCAGGTGGATGAAAACCAGTGCGTTTCCTGCGGGGCCTGCATCACGGTCTGTTCGTACGGCGCCATCGACTTTTACGAGTCGCCGCAGGGCAGAAGAGCCAGGGTGAATCCCGTCCTCTGCAAGGGAGACGGGGTCTGCAACACCGTATGCCCCACCTCGGCGGTTTCCCTGAAGCACTTTACCGATGAAGAGATCGGGAACCAGATCGAGGCTGCCCTTCAGGAGGAAGAAACGGTACAGCTCCTCATGGATGAGGTGGTTTGA
- a CDS encoding hydrogenase iron-sulfur subunit: MTTGLEFKPKILGFVCQWUGYGAADLAGVSRLQYATDIRLIRVMCSGRVDLTHVFKAFSKGADGVFVIGCHLGECNYITHGNYHALSTVQLAKKILERVGLDPGRLRIEFISGAEGVRFAETMNDIEKKVKALGPLGEAEGIAKDTLAAKLAAVTRLLPSIRLVERERMRLSPNLKKREEVEAFFKSKEVDKIFDDLVGDKLAISEIMSLLRQQPLSTGEIAERLGLSPSAVSRHMNTSSKHGLVRYDVEQKRYTLAAA, from the coding sequence ATGACGACAGGACTGGAATTTAAGCCCAAGATACTCGGTTTTGTATGCCAGTGGTGAGGGTACGGCGCAGCTGACCTGGCTGGAGTTTCCAGACTGCAATATGCGACCGATATTCGGCTCATCCGTGTCATGTGTTCCGGCAGAGTCGATCTGACCCATGTATTCAAGGCTTTCTCGAAGGGGGCCGATGGGGTGTTCGTCATCGGGTGCCACCTGGGGGAATGCAACTATATCACCCATGGGAATTACCATGCGTTAAGCACCGTTCAGCTGGCGAAGAAGATTCTGGAACGGGTCGGGTTGGATCCCGGACGGCTGAGAATTGAATTCATCTCCGGCGCCGAAGGCGTCCGCTTTGCCGAAACCATGAATGATATTGAAAAGAAGGTGAAGGCGCTGGGACCGCTCGGCGAAGCCGAAGGAATCGCCAAAGATACACTGGCCGCCAAACTGGCCGCCGTGACGAGATTGCTCCCCTCCATTCGACTGGTGGAGAGGGAAAGGATGAGATTATCCCCGAACCTTAAAAAGAGGGAAGAAGTCGAAGCCTTTTTCAAAAGTAAGGAGGTGGATAAGATCTTCGATGACTTGGTCGGCGACAAGCTGGCGATCAGTGAGATCATGTCCCTCCTGCGGCAGCAGCCCCTTTCCACGGGAGAAATCGCTGAACGGTTGGGCCTCTCCCCTTCTGCCGTATCGAGACATATGAATACCTCATCGAAACACGGACTGGTCCGGTACGATGTAGAACAGAAGCGCTACACCCTGGCCGCAGCCTGA
- a CDS encoding complex I 24 kDa subunit family protein — MDNEKIDSIIEKHHGASSALIQILLDIQEENHWLPKEALERVSEKLQIPITTVRHAATFYKVFSTVPKGRHQVHVCLGTACHVRGATRVLDTVEETTGIKPGETDLDLKFSLETVNCLGCCALGPVMEIDGKVYGKATPSKTIDVLKNYE, encoded by the coding sequence ATGGATAACGAGAAAATCGATTCGATTATCGAAAAGCATCATGGCGCGTCCAGTGCGCTCATTCAGATCCTGCTGGATATCCAGGAGGAAAATCATTGGCTGCCCAAGGAAGCGCTGGAGCGGGTCAGTGAAAAACTCCAGATTCCGATCACCACGGTCCGGCATGCGGCAACCTTCTACAAGGTCTTCAGCACCGTTCCCAAAGGGCGTCATCAGGTTCACGTCTGTCTCGGCACGGCCTGTCACGTCCGCGGGGCAACGCGCGTCCTGGACACCGTGGAAGAAACGACGGGCATTAAACCCGGGGAAACGGACCTGGATTTGAAGTTCAGCCTGGAAACGGTGAACTGTCTCGGTTGCTGCGCACTGGGACCCGTGATGGAAATCGACGGGAAGGTCTACGGCAAGGCGACGCCGAGCAAGACAATCGACGTGTTAAAAAATTACGAGTAG